Genomic window (Pieris rapae chromosome 12, ilPieRapa1.1, whole genome shotgun sequence):
CATCGGACTGCTGTTTATGTGCAATTGAGAGTGATTTAATTCAGTGCGACAGACACTAAAGGTTCTGTGTTCTATTGTTTGTTAGATTTATGTAGATTTCAGATATatgttatacttatttttgcgttaatttaatttgatagtcttatattatcattataaggagcagatttttaattgtctAAAAACTCAAGAATACTGTTTGTCAAGTTGTCtaacattcaaatttattCTGTAGTAAAATGACACAAAAAATCAGCCCCTAGAAACTAATGATTCTCCATATACTGTATTAAGTGTGATGTGGATTATAGCTTCAGAATTGTGTGCAACTGTAAGTAGCTGAGCTAAAATTTGCATTTGcactattgtttattataacataagcTAATTTTAATGGACCATCAATAGTCTCTTTATGAACTTCTATGCGTTACTATAGCATTTACAACCAAATGGTGtgttttgattaatatttaagtatcataaaggaataaaaaaagtgcaaaatttaatatgtaacaatttcaataaaaccaTGTAAACAATACTATTtcacaatttctttttttgtccTCGGTTATAAAGGTAATACTGTTGTAGACACTAAAATGGCATCTATCCAATATTCGCATTCAACctgttagaaatatttaaagagattaattaaaacaagacatgttttaatttaaatttttaatgaaactatttacaataaagtaatataaagatACAATATCAAACtgaaaaacaatttctatCTTCTTCATCATTAAGAAATGTGAtgtgaaaaacattttttttctaaaacataGTTAAAACTTACTCTACATTTAACAACTAAATtactaacattaaatatttgttattacaataaaaacattgaagctatatttttatgccCTATACCCAAAACACATGAGGAATGAAAATTACTACAAATCGAAAGATTGATAAATTAGCTTTAGCTATTTTACAATACCATAGCCAGCCAGCCAAGAATTAAACAGGAACCTCCAATGGGTGTGAGTCTTCTAAGTGCACGCTCTCCTGTAAATGCGTGATAATAACATGTGCCGCAAAAGAGTCCCATGCCAGCAATGAAGAAAGAACCagcctaaaatatttttaaacaattactttACTTCATATTAAGTGAATAAAGAGTTTTCCATCTTTCAATAAAGTTATACACTAAATTTACTCACAATGTAAGGTCTCCTACACAAAGGGACTGTCATTAAGGCTAAAGTATGCAGAAAGTGAAATCTGTTGGCAGTTTCAAATATCTTCTTTAAGTCTTCCTTAGTCTCAGTTTCTGAGAAAGTTCGATGTGCCCCCATTGCACCTAGAACAACAGCTGCAGCTCCACTTAAGCCAGCTATCCTTACAAAGGGTCCAGCCTGTTGTGCTAATTCCCATAGTGgcattttaatgattatgGTGGGCGGTGGTGATTCTATAGATTTACTTTTAAACACtccctaaaaataaaaattaaatatatattatacaaaataataatacgtcCAGAAATTGCGCCACCaccatatattataaaccatcaatattaaaaatagctaTTATATAAACCACTAAAACAGAATTTGCTATGTCATGcagtaaattacaaaaacttacaatatttcgtaaaatattCATAGCTCCCTCCGTCACCGTATTTATCATAAGTGTATCGACCAGATTCACCATACCTTTTAACTTTTACGCAACGATTATTTTCAAACGCTGAAGCCTTATTTCTAGGTTGTTTTGATGTctaaacaataatacaataagTTTTCTCCCTTTTAAAGTCAAGAAATTCTTATTGATTgggattaataatataaaaaatctattaaatcaGTTGGTTGACATTGACAGTTACCTTGTCCGCCCGGACACCGATTTTGTCAGATTATAGAATTGGCATTTGGCAGCAAATTCTCAATGACAAtctataagtaaataattgttcttgtcttataaaaatactatacatataataacttGACTTGTTTGATATTTTAGAGTCAAAAATTACTCGGACTCCCTatgatttattgtaaaaataaattgatttttatcatCTAAGTTCACGCTAATTCTCGTGTCTGTATCTCACCCTTAACATAGCCTCGAGACGTTATATGGAATAACGtatgtatatgaataataGACAAAAGTTATTCGTTATTCACTCAGATGCATTTTTGCCTGGTGatcataaacttatttatcaaattatgaTACCTCTGGAACTGACTAAACGAActgtaattttcatacaattttactTTTCGGCTTTCAAGGTCAAAGTCAATTATCACGTAGTCAATATGCGTTAAGCCCCAAGATCTCTTAATGACAAAAgggatatataaatatattatgaacgAAAGCGCAATTAACGTTTAGTAGACTGTTGTAAAAATATCACTAGTGCAGAACAGTCAGATATTTGAAAACCAGTAACCAGATTATACagatagataatttattttaatatgtttgttttacataCCTTGTCCAAATTAACGCAACTACCACATATTTCTACATTATAACAATCTCAAAAATAGATTAACCTTATCTTTAGATTTTAAGTTGTTgcgacatatttataaaaacaaatttcgaTAACGATACCTAgggtatgtaaaataaaacacgacGAATGTTATTTTATCTCAATTTCAAGCTttcttttctataatatacGTTTTTCATTCGTTTGCTATGTAACCATGtggcgtaaaaaaattattctatgTATCATgtggtataaatattttgattaactAGCTTAATTTAAGTACTATGTACGTACTTAAATTAAGCTagttaatcaaaatattataggatacaataagaaacattttagtaagtatataaatatttattctctaAGTGTAATGCGTGAAACTACATTTCCATTTTTTGTAGTGCTCTTGAGATTACCTACGGGCTTACTTAAAAAAGcacatttcatttgttttcgtCTTATCTCGTTAGTAAATTGTATCCATTTACGTCGTTCTCATCACTTATCGACGTCATCTTCCACACAGCAAATTCCAGCATACCTGAAAATAAGTTaactatttgaaaaaatataataagtttattgaaatttcaaGCATCTTTAATAAACCCTAAGTGAAAAAAAGTAGGTAAACACTTTAGTCGTTATCTTCAATGTTATTGAATCGTCTGAAGCTCGAATACTGGAACCTGTATTaacataatgataatttacGTACCCATCTCCAACAACACAATAAAACTCTTCGTATTGCTCCATGGTGACATCCTTGGCTGAACGGCATCGCGTCAAATATACGCACAATCCTACCTCACCACCTACGGCCTTTTCACAACTAGCATCACCTCCGGTAGTTCTTGGCACTGGCTGCATATATtagttttcattaatttatgaagGACGATGATTTGAAAGAAATGGTGCAAATAACTACATCGGTTGCAGCATATTATCAGTAAAGTACCAACTTCTGCTAACACCAGGAGCGgcttttgttttctttgacTTTCGTTTTTTTACACGTTTCGGTTGGTAGTGTTCCACAAACACGATTAAACATTGCTCTACCCAAAGCGTTGCGtacacagtttttttaatccGGGAGGTAGCGTTGCAAATACTTATAGAATATTgcagtatatttcattacaagtgcggaaagcctgtcattgcaaagaGCTCCGAcaaatgtctacccgagccgaggcgcccTACCCATTCtaggtaggcaaagggaactacgcccatacagccaagtcttcagtagaatatttttattaatatgaaatgaaatgaaaccaAACCTAACTCagtgaatccaattattaaatctgatattgaaagaAATTAGTAGCGTCTTTTTTCCAATATTTGCacgaatcataaaaacttcgtgtttgtttttttctttttaatatccattgttttgacagttggaaAAGagaacgcacgagtgcggaaAAGGTAAAGAAAAAGCACAAGTGTCTAATAGTCCTCATCCCGAACGCAATACGTTTCTGCAATacgccactttttgagcaattgtattaaaaaagtcaTAGTAAGCCGGCTGATATTAACatcgataataatttttctaaatccGATATGACTTTTAAGCGAACCGGCCGTCAGCTACTCATTTTTTTCAGCATAGATTGATCTTAAGTATTCATGAAAAATCTACTGGCATacatttactatttaattttgtttgccATTTTAGCAACCTTACCTAACCCACTACGACTGCGCCAGCTGACTTCACTAATAAGTCAGCCGAaatcaattgaaaataatggCAAGCGATCGGCGTAAAATCACTAGTTAATGCAACGCTACCTCTCAGACTAGAAGACAAAATATAGAGGAGAAATTTGatgagttaataataattaataatacaattttatcaattatacgAACATCAGATTCCGCAGGTAGTTTGAGGCTAACTTCGGTACCATTGACTGTGAAATTGTATGATTTGGTATAAGCGTGACACAAAGTCGCAACCCACGAAAGGTCCGCTGTTGTGGATTGGTGTAACACAGAGGCAGTTGTTGAAGGAACAGATTGCGAAGAATCCAATGCTGACGAGATATGTGCGTCTGTAAAACAATcaagtacatattatgttattacatTACTAATTAAATCAGTGAACTGGAATTATGTTAGGAAATTTAGGAATTATGTAGGTTTAAATAAGCATAGCTAATGTAAATTAGAATTTTGTCACAACTACAATCACAGATTATTATCGTACAAGTTCTACTTGATACCTCAAGCCTATACGAATACATAccgtaattatataattcttcttcttcttcttcagcGTTATAAGATCCAAAATCAGCATGCGGACctaataagttaatttttattttacatcgtTCGATCAGTTTTCTTAGCTCACAAGGAGCAtaggattattaaaataagacttttaaataagaacttgaaaaataagatttacaataaacaaataaccaAACAGAAGAAAAGTAAATAGTGCATATAATGGTAAACTTACTTATGAACATCGGCGAAACTGACAGAGCAGACGAAGGATAGTAATTATGGTGTGAAGAGATGGCGCTAGGCATGTATCCAGACAaggctaaaatataaaatcaaaatcaaaattcgtttattcattttagatgtgtcttagggcatgcttatgaatgtcaaaatattacaaaattcgcgaaagagcaaaactatgccatccgttcgcaaaactaccaggaggccttgttctgagaagaaagGGCTTCTTGCAaggactatatatatatatatatatatgaattatgGGTAAAATTTTGCAATGTCAATGAAAAAATACCTGTGAAAAATTGCATAGTATTTCGTATTTCGGGGTCAACGTATACTGAGTCGCATGCGATCAGCGAGATTGTGGTGTGTGATGAGGTAAAAAGCTTATTCACATAAAGTGTTAAATTTCAAAGCAATGAGATATGTGGATATATTAACTATGAATAGGTAAGGAAAAATGAATAGACCGATGACTTCCCTAACCTTGGAGAAATTCTGAAATGCAATATATGTGAAAAACCAAATCGCAAGATATTACCTAATACTCTGTTGGGAgattgtatataattgtaatttgagGCAAAAGATGGGCTGCGTGGCAAAGCTGCAAGATAGACATGGGGATGTGAGTGTGATTTGTAACCGGCCGTATTACCTGTAAAATTGGGAAATTTATCGTAACCCTAATGAGGACTACGCTTTGGCAATTCCTCTtcgttaaaatgtttattttagttttaaattagtttctaGTGTCACAAAATTGAAAGCAGTATTCAAAAACACTGACTAAACTCAGCTCGAataggtaatattattattttcataaaaacttttaaaggaatttttaaaaccCGAATATATATAGACTGGATATGTACATAGCCATAATATGATAGACTTCTGGCGAACAAAAAGTTTCCTTCTGATCTAACGAGAGGTTACAAAAGCTAGAACGTTTAGTAGACCAAAGTGTCTATTAGTATAATAATCAGGATCTGTCGAAAGCGACGGTGGTAAAATAGATAGCTGTTGTGACCCTGAAGCCAAATCTGACCGAATCGGGGAAAGCCATCATACATTGATTTGATACCAAGTATCAAGACCAAACGTACTCTTAGGAAATATACAATGTAACACAGAACTTCAGACCTCGCTCTCCAAAAGTCCAATGCTGCGAGAATCCCACTAGATATTATATCTGAAGACTAAACTACAACAAACATCGGAACGACgctattttgaaaaaaatgctGATGAATTAGGACTCCACTATGTGAATGTCAAAACTATCCAGCTTGTACTGGTGTTCAGAAGCTGGAAAGCCTCGGGTGTGGGAATAGCATAAATAGACAAAGACGATTTAGTGTATTAGCGATAGTTCGCATTAGTAATAAGTGGAAAATTAGTGTAAGCCGCAGTAAGAACGCATAAACAAAGTAATATGTTTCAAGAAGTGTTCTGGGACAAAATTGATATCAATACTCCTCTatgcttttaatataaagtaaaacttGTTTGGTGGAAGAcgctaatttaaaaaaaaagagtgtgtgtacctatgtacacgcgttagaagttatatttctttggcgtatggacaaaaaattactaaagtGCAgcagtgattaacgataaatattaaaattaatcaataatattttatttaaataaataaattattagtaaatactatcaccgtcgtatatgaaattgatttaaaagcaccaaaataatatttttttattcacactgtttaattgtactgttaacGAAACACGTGtcctgaatataaaaatagaatatacaacttgaacaaagttatcgatatatttaaagtaacgCAATTTTACTCGTATTACAGACAATGCTTTATTtccgaaattatttttacaaacacaATATTCTGGTCCAAATAAACGCCGTTATATTATCTGGTCTATACCTAGTCTCAATAATAAAACCTGCTCACCTATGAACACCGGTTGTGTTACATAGAGATAGGTTAATTTCatcagaaataaattaatagataacAAACAATTACGTAACACGTATTGtaaatctctctctctctctcgtcgtggtcagcaactaAGCATCTAAAACGGACTATCTGCTGTATTGTAGATATTTGAGTAAAATACGACATTACAATAGTATGTTGCATACTTACGTATTGCGCTTAATGGTGACCCATAAGCAGCATATTCTGGCCCTGAAATTGAtccattttcattaattaaatcttatttgtttaaacacTATTATTccagctttatttattatcttgaattgaatatatttaaacttacgtTGGGAATCAACTGGCTCTGTATTAACAGCATTTGTTGCATTTGGCTTAACCACGACGAGTGACGTTAGAGGTGTCACAAATTCGTACTGAAAGTCAATTGTATACATTGTGtgaagtaatattaattagtgtATGATTTAATCTAATTGAAAgttaaggtatttattttctacGTCTATACGGCtacgttatataaatatataactgagAATATAAACGGGAACttacgaaataataaattatattttctcttgAACAAATATTAACATACTAGTTTTGAAGGGGAACCAATTTGGGAAACAGACATTGTTTCTGCCCTGTACATTGTTTTTACTATtcataattatactaaatagaTAAGTAACTGAAAATTGCGTTAATTGTACCTGTAAAGCAATTCCTAGGGCTCGCTTTTCTGGGCTTGTTTCCGATTTGTCGTCTCCGTCACCAGCGTCCTTTTCGTCTAATAATTGTTTGATGGTCAGATACGCCCACAGCCTCTCCAGAGGCATGTActcatttttagttttacttaCTGAGATTTTCGGTGATATTGTGTACtttttctgaaaaaattacaattaaatactgataaaaaatttatttgctgTCAAATTGTGATTAGAATGCTTTATTTGTGGGAATCATACTAGATGTTTTGTCACGCCATCTCCCGccgattttataaatttaactacaGATATGTTAATTTAGAGAAAATGTGTACATTTCTTTCAATTTACCTTGCCGCGACCATCGTCGACATTATAGAATCCTGTCACTTGTGATTCGATCTCTTGCGCGTTGTCTTCAACTCTTCCCGCAACAACTAACTCAGAACCTTCATACACAGCTCGGAACTTGCTGCGAGTTACCGAACCTTCTTtgacctatttaaaaaaaagtaaaatgtaaCCGAACGCTTAATAATAACAGTTAAGAGGCACTACTCTTCTAGGTATTGCTCCAGAAGATCTGAAGACACATATTTTTAGATCCAAGCCAAAActtgcataaataaaattcactgATCAAAAGCTTGAAACTGTGCCGTTTAATCACTTTTCTAGCTTAAGCAGCAGCGAGaaataaatcgattaattacGAAAGCACTGACCAGTGTTGGATATAACAAGGTCAACAGgcgattattaattattcacgatgaataacaaaacaattaacaatacATTGAAAGCTATCGAAAACAGATCATACAAACAACTCATACAAGTGccacattaatattatagtctAATAATTGAAAGTATGTCATTGAGCCATGTCGAATTCatcaaaagaataataaatagaagcTATGTATCTAAACGTGCCGAAATACATTGGgactatttacattaaaaatattgtgtcaAATAATGCCTAAAACGTTGCTTGTGTTTCGTGACTTTAATgagttgaattaaaattatagttattcgggactatttcaattttattaaaattaataatcaacTAAATTAACAGGTTCTTATGTTCAAACAAATGGCGAAGAGCGTTCTAGTTTGTCGCCTTATAccagtttatatttagttcaAATGTATTTGTTCTTATTCATAACAAAGAAACCTGCTAACCTGATCCTTGGGGTAAGTAAAGTGCACATTGGACAGCAATGGCGATGAAACTTGTTGGTAAAACTCGCGTAATTGCAACGCAGCATCAGCAGCTTCGTAGATATGACGCATAAAGCCTTCATTGCGCAGTGACAGCTTACGCAGAAAAGTACGGTCAGCATCCTCACCTTAGtaaaatacattcaatattaaatttcgttacaaaaattaagataaaatactaCTTAATACTGTTAATTTGTGTGTTGGATAGTGGaagctaaaattaattaaggcCGTAGAAAGAGTACGGCACTATATCGAGaaacttaaacattaacaacaacaacaacaaaactaATTACAGATTTCAGCTGTGactattactataattaaaaaagcagAAACtaatcttatattataatttttagtgtttaataatagttttctaTTTCTTGCTTTACGTGAAATCGAATCACTCACacctatttttaattcaatctGCTAAGgatttatatagttattaaaaaaattacacaccAAAAGCAAGAGCAAAAATCGTGGCCTTTTTCTCGCCGTAATTCTTTTCAGAGATGTGGCTAAGAATGCGCCCAGTGTTGGTCTCTCCTTCGGTAGGGTCTCCATcggtcaaaaatattataattggttCCAGCTCTAAGGGTTTGAaagataacattaattatatacattgtaatccaatatacaaacaataagGTTCGTTCCTCATGTACGAACTGACAAAAAGTAGGTACGAGAAGGTTCAGTAAATGGGACAATCTAACCATTGCTTTTGGAAGATGTTGGTTTTCCTATTTGtcataaagattttatactTCTTACTTCTAGCTAGCTCAGCTTCTATAGCAATCTTATTTCGTTATCCatttcaatatatatgaatatactTACCGTTTTTGATATCATTGTCTCCCGACAGAGCGCGGCTTTCTTCTGCTGCCGGAGTGGTCAGTGTAGTCGATTGTTCTGTTATAGTTTCGTTTTCCTTTGCAATTGGTTTAACTTTCCAGTCAACTCCCTTACGAATTAGATCTATAGCTACGCTCAGTGCGCTGTGTATGTCGGTACCTACAATTGTTATTACGTTTTTAGATACATATATGACTCGGGGTTCAAGTTCATGACCTCTGAGATCGAAATAATAAAGAAccgaatataatgtttaaattgtcATAAATAATTCCATGACAAAATCCttatttttaagcatattaataaagttcatTTATATTACCTCCAAACGCCTGCATTCTGGATATAATAACTTtagctttattaatattttcaggaGTCACAAGTGAAGGAGGAATCAGCACTGTATTCTCACGTCTGGTGTAGCTCCAATTACGACGTTTATCCGATTCAGGCTTATCCGCTTCATTAAGGTTATGAACctattttcaaaagaaaaatttcGTTTCAATTTTCTATAAGTCTCGAAGAATATTATGATTGATgacaaataactttatatttacagTTATCAAAAGACTTTGCAATATATACGTTTCaagtaatatttcaaatgtgaatgttattttcttatttattcattattcacATTCATCTGGTAAATGGAATTACCCGTGAACGCGCTCATTCGTAAAAGTTGCCTATTTATTCAGCTTTTTCTAACTATAAAGTTGCTAAATTTACGTAAACAAAGCATACCGTGACGTCAGAGTTAAATTCAATGATACTGAAATAATCGCCTGGATTTAGTTTGCTAAGGATAGTTTGCATGGCTTCACCAAGCTGTTCAATTTTACGGCCCATCATAGATCCTGATGTATCCAATACAAAGACAGCATGTTTCTTTAGTGGAGGAAGCGAGCCCGGCACTAAGAAATGCACGAAGTAACCGTCGTTTACCTGAAAAAGACTCATAGTTCGAACAAAGaaagtttgtttaaaaattttttactaGTTCTGCGTTTCAAATTagcaaaaatctatataatttaattggcaGGTTGTATATAGATGTTTTCTTACTAATATGTCCTTTGTATTCGTCCGGTCCACATCATATTGTACCACAAACTGACCAATTGTTCCTTCTTGTTTATCTTCTTGAGACGAGCGTAAGTAATAAGGTCTGTGTGATGCAGATTCCTTAGATTTTGTCTGTAATACAAATAGAAGGATGTTTAATTACGTTTTGATAAGCTTATTGAAGATGAAAGAGGAAACTCACggtataaatatcaataagtCTTCTCTGTTCCTGCAGGTCTGGTTTGAAAGTAATTGTTGCTTCTCTATCATCATGCCCTCTATCAATAGCGGCAATAggattttctataaaaaaaataaagtgtcaTAGATGTAAAGAATATAAActtatcattaatataatcctttatataaacattttttaaacctttttattattttgaattagattttttctGCGCCATTTCATATATCTTTTCGTGTTCAttatcaaaatacaatatgGAATGGGGTAGAAAATATGAGTTTAAGTGCACACATTACTTGTGGCCAGGTGATTTCTACAGCTGCACAAGGCACGAACTACCTAAACCTGGCTTGAAACCAACGTTCCGAACTTTATAAGAGCTGAAGACTGACCCTCTTCTAGCCCAGACTAGTACGTAAATCCATAGATTTGTAGCAAATAGAAAAGCCAAAAGTCGCCATTTcggatagatttttttataattttttgctaAGTTAagcttaataaatatgtacgtatacattttaataatattaataaaaaaatgcaatttcatTAACAGAACTTATGGCTACCTTAGTTATGACAGGCCAAGTAAAGCTATATTATAAGTTGAAGTCGTTACACAAgctaattgtaataaataatgtgacAGGGACG
Coding sequences:
- the LOC111001197 gene encoding inter-alpha-trypsin inhibitor heavy chain H4 isoform X1, which gives rise to MGKIRLLRTILCVSLVISYASSAAVTTQETIVVTRSDIETQENSTPTPSASPEMTTEEPNIPIKITEMRVHSEIALRYASTAVVTTVRNPAKRSQEAVFRMLLPETAFISGFIMTLDGKSYKAYVKEKEEAKNIYNQAVSQGISAAHVSAKARDSNHFTVAVNVEPNSTAVFNLTYEELLVRRNGVYNHAINLHPGALVPKLKVTVHIKESEKITTLRVPEVKTGNEVDATDADAQNPIAAIDRGHDDREATITFKPDLQEQRRLIDIYTTKSKESASHRPYYLRSSQEDKQEGTIGQFVVQYDVDRTNTKDILVNDGYFVHFLVPGSLPPLKKHAVFVLDTSGSMMGRKIEQLGEAMQTILSKLNPGDYFSIIEFNSDVTVHNLNEADKPESDKRRNWSYTRRENTVLIPPSLVTPENINKAKVIISRMQAFGGTDIHSALSVAIDLIRKGVDWKVKPIAKENETITEQSTTLTTPAAEESRALSGDNDIKNELEPIIIFLTDGDPTEGETNTGRILSHISEKNYGEKKATIFALAFGEDADRTFLRKLSLRNEGFMRHIYEAADAALQLREFYQQVSSPLLSNVHFTYPKDQVKEGSVTRSKFRAVYEGSELVVAGRVEDNAQEIESQVTGFYNVDDGRGKKKYTISPKISVSKTKNEYMPLERLWAYLTIKQLLDEKDAGDGDDKSETSPEKRALGIALQYEFVTPLTSLVVVKPNATNAVNTEPVDSQRPEYAAYGSPLSAIRNTAGYKSHSHPHVYLAALPRSPSFASNYNYIQSPNRVLALSGYMPSAISSHHNYYPSSALSVSPMFISPHADFGSYNAEEEEEELYNYDAHISSALDSSQSVPSTTASVLHQSTTADLSWVATLCHAYTKSYNFTVNGTEVSLKLPAESDPVPRTTGGDASCEKAVGGEVGLCVYLTRCRSAKDVTMEQYEEFYCVVGDGYAGICCVEDDVDK